Proteins encoded together in one Hevea brasiliensis isolate MT/VB/25A 57/8 chromosome 16, ASM3005281v1, whole genome shotgun sequence window:
- the LOC110666186 gene encoding cyclic nucleotide-gated ion channel 2 — MEWSLYVLPYSSFEGGGPSAVVHQTHQLQHPMFRMRLAFHLLQLFMCYVTDFFYYNPSKIRPSSRSLHYRLLATQHPPTSFSLNSSFLPFFSSSPPSLSHGSTLPIMPSQPNFHFSLPRWIGLLCHGNRHSDSSGSSGDNSSNSNNINIDDNTVSNSIECYACTQVGVPVFHSTSCDHAHQPEWVASAGSSLVPIQNLPGPKKIPPSRAQSRLPKGPFETILDPRSKRVQKWNRAFLLARGMALAIDPLFFYALLIGRGGAPCLYMDGGLAAIVTVLRTCVDAVHLCHLWLQFRLAYVSRESLVVGCGKLVWDARAIASHYVRSLKGFWFDAFVILPVPQAVFWLVLPKLIREEQIKLIMSILLLIFMFQFLPKVYHCIYLMRKMQKVTGYIFGTIWWGFGLNLIAYFIASHVAGGCWYVLAIQRAASCLRQQCQRRPKCDLSLSCSEEICYQFLIPASTIGNPCGGNFTTTVKKPMCLDITGPFKYGIYKTALPVISSNSLAVKILYPIFWGLMTLSTFGNDLEPTSNWLEVMFSICIVLSGLMLFTLLIGNIQLFLHAVMAKKRKMQLRCRDMEWWMRRRQLPSRLRQRVRHFERQRWAAMGGDDEMELIKDLPEGLRRDIKRYLCLDLIKKVPLFHNLDDLILDNICDRVRPLVFSKDEKIIREGDPVHRVVFIIRGRIKRSQSLSKGMVATSVLESGGFLGDELLSWCLRRPFIDRLPASSATFVCVESTEAFGLDANHLRYITDHFRYKFANERLKRTARYYSSNWRTWAAVNIQFAWRRYRTRTRGPVSPLAENGDSDRRLLQYAAMFMSIRPHDHLE; from the exons ATGGAGTGGTCACTGTATGTGTTACCTTATTCGTCATTTGAAGGTGGTGGACCCAGCGCCGTGGTTCACCAGACACATCAACTCCAACACCCCATGTTTCGTATGCGATTGGCTTTCCACCTCCTGCAGCTCTTCATGTGCTACGTGACAGACTTCTTCTATTATAATCCCTCCAAAATCCGCCCCTCTTCACGTTCTCTCCATTACCGTCTTCTAGCAACTCAACACCCTCCTACCTCTTTCTCTCTGAACTCATCCTTTCTTCCCTTCTTTTCCTCTTCACCACCTTCTCTCTCCCATGGTTCCACTCTTCCAATCATGCCTTCTCAGCCCAACTTCCACTTCTCTCTCCCAAG GTGGATTGGACTGCTTTGCCACGGAAACCGCCATAGTGACAGTAGCGGGAGTAGTGGCGACAACAGCAGCAACAGCAACAACATCAACATCGATGACAATACCGTCTCTAACTCCATAGAATGCTATGCCTGTACCCAGGTTGGCGTTCCTGTCTTCCACTCCACCAGCTGCGACCATGCCCACCAGCCCGAATGGGTGGCCTCTGCCGGCTCATCTCTTGTCCCTATTCAAAACCTGCCCGGCCCCAAGAAGATTCCCCCATCTCGAGCCCAATCACGCTTACCCAAAGGCCCCTTCGAAACCATCCTCGACCCGCGTAGCAAGCGCGTCCAGAAGTGGAACCGCGCGTTCCTTCTGGCACGTGGCATGGCTCTAGCCATTGATCCATTGTTCTTCTATGCGTTATTAATCGGGAGAGGTGGGGCTCCGTGCCTGTACATGGATGGTGGGTTAGCAGCAATTGTGACTGTTCTTCGCACGTGCGTGGACGCAGTGCATTTGTGCCACTTGTGGTTGCAGTTTAGGTTAGCGTACGTGTCGCGGGAATCGCTGGTTGTAGGGTGTGGGAAACTCGTATGGGACGCACGTGCCATCGCCTCCCACTACGTGCGGTCGTTGAAGGGGTTCTGGTTCGATGCGTTCGTGATACTGCCAGTCCCACAG GCTGTATTTTGGTTAGTTCTTCCCAAATTGATAAGAGAAGAGCAGATTAAGCTGATAATGTCAATACTTCTATTGATCTTCATGTTCCAATTTCTCCCTAAAGTGTACCACTGCATTTACTTGATGAGAAAAATGCAGAAGGTTACAGGTTACATCTTCGGTACTATTTGGTGGGGTTTTGGACTTAATCTCATTGCCTACTTCATTGCATCTCAT GTTGCTGGAGGATGTTGGTATGTTCTTGCTATTCAACGCGCTGCTTCTTGCCTCAGGCAGCAGTGTCAAAGAAGACCAAAGTGTGACCTCTCTCTGTCCTGCTCAGAGGAGATCTGTTATCAGTTTTTGATACCTGCAAGCACAATTGGAAATCCATGCGGTGGTAACTTTACTACCACTGTCAAAAAGCCAATGTGCTTAGATATTACAGGGCCATTCAAGTATGGCATTTATAAAACTGCTCTTCCTGTCATTTCTAGCAATTCTCTGGCTGTCAAGATCCTTTATCCCATATTTTGGGGTTTAATGACTCTCAG TACCTTTGGCAATGATCTGGAACCCACGAGCAATTGGCTAGAAGTAATGTTCAGTATATGCATAGTGCTCAGTGGTTTAATGCTTTTCACTTTATTGATTGGGAATATCCAG TTGTTTCTGCATGCTGTCATGGCAAAGAAGAGGAAAATGCAGCTGAGATGCAGAGATATGGAATGGTGGATGAGGCGGAGACAGTTGCCGTCTCGTTTGAGGCAGAGAGTTCGCCATTTTGAACGACAAAGATGGGCAGCCATGGGAGGAGATGATGAGATGGAATTAATCAAGGATTTACCTGAAGGACTCCGAAGAGATATCAAGCGCTACCTTTGCCTAGACCTCATCAAGAAG GTACCTCTGTTCCACAACTTGGATGATCTTATACTCGACAACATCTGCGACCGGGTTAGGCCCCTTGTATTCTCTAAAGATGAAAAG ATAATTAGAGAAGGAGACCCTGTGCACAGGGTGGTGTTCATCATTCGCGGGCGTATAAAGAGAAGCCAAAGCCTCAGCAAAGGCATGGTAGCAACAAGTGTTCTTGAATCAGGAGGGTTTCTGGGTGATGAGCTGCTCTCTTGGTGCCTTCGCCGCCCATTTATAGACCGGCTTCCAGCCTCATCTGCTACATTTGTCTGTGTAGAATCCACAGAAGCATTTGGTCTTGATGCAAACCATCTTCGTTACATCACAGATCATTTCCGCTACAAATTTGCCAACGAAAGGCTAAAGCGAACTGCGAGATATTACTCATCGAATTGGCGAACATGGGCAGCAGTGAACATACAATTTGCTTGGCGGCGCTACAGGACGAGGACTAGAGGTCCGGTGAGTCCTCTTGCAGAAAATGGAGACTCTGACCGTCGACTACTTCAGTATGCTGCTATGTTCATGTCAATTAGGCCACATGACCACCTCGAATAA